The proteins below are encoded in one region of Leishmania infantum JPCM5 genome chromosome 16:
- a CDS encoding putative histone H3, whose translation MSRTKETARAKRTITSKKSKKASSGASGVKKSHRRWRPGTCAIREIRKFQKSTSLLIQCAPFQRLVREVSSAQKEGLRFQSSAIMALQEATEAYIVSLMADTNLACIHAKRVTIQPKDIQLALRLRGERH comes from the coding sequence ATGTCCCGCACCAAGGAGACCGCCCGCGCGAAGCGCACCATCACGTcgaagaagagcaagaaGGCGTCGAGCGGGGCGTCCGGCGTGAAGAAGTCgcatcgccgctggcgcccgGGCACCTGCGCGATCCGCGAGATCCGCAAGTTCCAGAAGAGTACGAGCCTGCTGATCCAGTGCGCGCCGTTCCAGCGCCTGGTGCGCGAGGTGTCGAGCGCGCAGAAGGAGGGCCTGCGCTTCcagagcagcgccatcatggcgctgcaggaggcgacggaggcgtACATTGTGTCGCTGATGGCGGACACGAACCTCGCCTGCATCCACGCGAAGCGCGTGACGATCCAGCCGAAGGACAtccagctggcgctgcgcctgcgcggtgAGCGCCACTAG